One window from the genome of Clupea harengus chromosome 19, Ch_v2.0.2, whole genome shotgun sequence encodes:
- the dlx6a gene encoding homeobox protein Dlx6a, whose protein sequence is MMTMTTMADGLEAQDSSKSAFMEFGQQSHSQQSSPSMAASHYPLHCLHSGSHAHHQHDNSPYSATNSYNRSLPYSYVSHAHHSPYLPSYHSNSTGGQTRLDATEQQKTTVIENGEIRFNGKGKKIRKPRTIYSSLQLQALNHRFQQTQYLALPERAELAASLGLTQTQVKIWFQNKRSKFKKILKSGGSLHESDLLPGSIALSPRSPAIPPIWDVSASTKGMNMTPNGYMPGYSPWYSSPHQESMQR, encoded by the exons ATGATGACCATGACTACGATGGCTGACGGGCTGGAAGCTCAGGACTCGTCCAAGTCTGCTTTCATGGAGTTTGGTCAACAGTCGCACTCACAACAGAGTTCCCCGTCAATGGCTGCCAGCCACTATCCGCTCCACTGTCTCCACTCCGGGTCCCACGCTCATCACCAACACGACAATTCGCCGTACTCCGCCACGAATTCGTACAACAGGTCCCTACCTTACTCGTACGTGAGTCATGCTCACCACAGCCCATACCTTCCGTCGTACCACAGTAACAGCACCGGCGGTCAAACGAGGTTAGATGCTACAG AACAGCAGAAAACAACAGTGATCGAAAATGGAGAAATTCGATTCAACGGGAAGGGCAAAAAAATCCGAAAGCCCCGGACCATTTATTCCAGCCTTCAACTCCAAGCGTTAAATCACCGTTTCCAGCAAACACAGTATCTTGCACTACCGGAGAGGGCTGAGCTGGCAGCTTCGCTTGGTTTAACACAAACGCAG GTAAAAATCTGGTTTCAGAACAAGAGGTCGAAATTCAAGAAGATTTTAAAATCAGGAGGTAGCCTGCACGAGAGTGACCTACTGCCCGGGTCCATCGCTCTGTCTCCGCGCTCTCCTGCAATCCCCCCAATATGGGACGTCTCGGCTTCGACAAAAGGAATGAACATGACGCCCAACGGCTACATGCCCGGCTACTCTCCCTGGTACTCGTCACCGCATCAAGAATCAATGCAGAGATAG